A region of the Drosophila subpulchrella strain 33 F10 #4 breed RU33 chromosome 3L, RU_Dsub_v1.1 Primary Assembly, whole genome shotgun sequence genome:
AATTATTACCCTATGGCGATGAAATGTGCTTGGACTTGCGATTGATCATCCAATGGATTTCAGGTGGCCTTAAAGTCACGATAGATAATTTGATTATTTcccttaaaaatataagtacTTGCTTTGTTGGTAAAAGGTAAATGATCTTTAGTTCTTAAGATAACAAATACATAATGTAAGATATTAGAATCTGAACAATACCCCTTAAACTTATGTGCTATTTCGCTTGCGCATTCCCAGCTGAAAGCCCGTATCCGATCGCAGGACAATGTTAACGACGCACTCCACCCTTTGACCCATGGGTAGGAGTTCGTACTCCCTGACAATCTTGGCCAGCATCATCTTCATCTCCAGCTGGGCGAACTTTTGACCTATGCAATTTCGGGGTCCAGCACTGAAAGGTATCATTTTAAAGGGCGGTATGCGAGTTCCGTCTTCATATCGCTCCGGAATGAACTCATCCGGGTTGGAAAAGGTCTCTGGTTGTCGATGGACTCCAAAGATTCCAATTATGATCTCTGAGCCCGCTGGGATTACTCCATCCCCGTACACAGAATTCGCTGAAAGAAgacaattatttaatattgcaTTTTTAAGGAGAAAGTTATTTATAAGGACACCTACTGTACTTAAAGTCAGTCTCCAGTTTGCGGCCCACGATGGGCACGGGTGGATACATTCTGAGGGACTCCTTGATGACGCACTCCATGTACTTGAGCTCTCCGAGATCCCGGATGCTGACCGGACGGCTTCGATCGGTGCCCAGAACTTGTAGAATCTCCGCCAGCATCTTTTCCTGTACTTCCGGATGCCTAGAAATCTCATGCAGACAGAAGGACAAGGCACTAGTGGTGGTATCGTGACCCTCAAACATGAAGGTGTCCACCTCTTCGCGAATCTCATCGTTGTTCAGAGGTCTGCCATCAACAGTGGCCATCAGCAGGACATCCAGTAGGGCCATACGTCTTTTAGAACCCACATCTTCATCTGCGGTGTTTGTCAATCTGGATTGCCTCTGCTGATCTTCCAAGGCCTGACGACGCTGCTCGATCACCTTGATGGTGAAGTCCTGCATTGTGCGGATGAGCTGCGTCTGTCGCCATTTCAGGTGAGGATGGGTGAGGGTAAACAGCAGCTCCACCTGCAGGTAAACGGACATGAATCGCCAGCTCAACAGGGCAGTGCATCTAAAaaggattaaaaaaaaatatagccTTAAAACTATTTTGAAATTCTTAGATACCCACTCATTTACTGCCTCTGCATAGGCTGTGCTTTCGTTGGCCTGGGCATATATCTTAGTACCCATGGCTGTTTCTGCTATAATATCTAAGGCTGCTGCACAAATGTTTCGATAAACATCGAAGGTCTCGCCATTGGCCTTCTGTGCCAGCCTTTGGACACAAATGTTTGACTGCTGATCGAACACCTCAACGAACTGTTCGAGAATCGAGAAATGGAACGTGGGAGTGATGATCTTGCGGCGCTGATGCCACACTTTTCCATCGCTGAGGAGTAAGCCGTTTCCCAGCCACTGACCAAGTACCTTGTAGACCGGATGCTTCACCAGGTGATCCTGGCTGCTCAGCAGCTGCTCATTAAACTCCGCATCGCCACTCATTATCAGCAGGCGATTGAAGACCCAAACTCGCTGGAGGTGACCATATTGAGTCACGTACTCCCGGCCCAGCTTCAAAAAAGCTGAAATATAgtcaataaaatgttttatttaattcaatatcttttttgaagtttatttttataaactaaAATAGTACATTAGAATATAAAaagttaataaataaaaaatattaaaataaaaacccaTACCGTATGTTTTTCTTTCACTGTTACTTGGAATCCGCATTGATAAGAATTGTATTGTATGGTCAGTGGCCATTCATAAATGGTTCAGCGATAATGCAGTAGATTTCAAAGTAATCTGCCTCTTATGTttgttcaaaataaaaaaagtataataaGCTTAAGATAAGGTCTTTCTCTTTTCGAATATTGCTTACTGTTTGACTTTTGCCCTACTTAATTTGGTAAGACGGTACCATAAAATGTGCTGATATTATTTAAGCAACTCAAAACTTTTCGTTAACACACATTTTAAAGTGCACATTTTCGATTTGTTAAATATTCTTAGTTCTATTTGAGACTTTTTATTATACTCTTTTATTTCAAATCCGGTTATTTGAGAACTGGtcaatcaattttaaaatattatgtaTTCAAATCTAGTTTGTAAATTTGAATGAAAAATATATGCACATTGAATCACTGCAACGATTTTataaagcaaaataaaaaaccgaaGAGAAGAAAGAGAAAAAATCGTATTCCGTTTTGCATTGACATGTTGTTCGCTTTACAAcctaataataaaaaaaaactttatactAGTAATTCCTTATCAGTAGTGTAACAACAGAAGCGGTCACGAACAGCTTTCAAGCTTTAAGATATGAATCAATAAAAAAAGAGCACCTAATAAACAGCATGAATACGTTTTTGAATAACAGTAATAATGAAACCCAATcgaaaagaaatataattatttgttTACGAATTATAAAGTACCTACTAgataaaacagaaaaataaacGCTGTTTCCACGTCAAACGGGACACAATTAAAGtctcaaaatatataaaaaataaaaggaaatcTAACTTTAACTTTAGGGCAATACATGTCTTTCTGGCTTGCGTGCTGTCAATTAAATGTACATCTGATTGAGAATATTTTTGATATGTCAGATTGACCATTTAAGTGACTTCATTATAATTAAAAcggaaaaacaaaaagcttgattaaatattcttaatattttctatataaAGAAAACATTTGTTTGATATTTTGACTTTATCATTCCTTTTTGGTTTACTAGTGACTTACTTTTTGGGCTCATGCGCAGCATGAGTTGAAGGGCTCCAATGAGCGGCGGACACACGGGTCCCGGCAAATTGGCCACTTTCCGCCGGCGATCGGCCTGGCCAAGATGGATGAACCAGCCCGCCGCAAAAAGCAGCACAACCAGCAGGAACAGCAACATTTTGCACTCTGAATCTCCGATTAGTCCAGTAAAGCCGATCGGAACGGTTCCGACGATCCGAGCGATCTGAGAGCGACATACTATACTTACGACTAAATCTAATCGGACTTGAATTCAAATGTAATACAAAGAGCATGTAGCAATTCTTTAGAGCGATAACTGCGCTAATCTGGGTAGACTATTTTAAGCCAGCCAATGTGGGTTTATGAAGTACTTGTATTTTTACTAATTATTTCCAACCCATCGGCAAGATAACGAGGTGCCCTGCAGGCAATTGACACTCAGCCCTGGGTCATGaactttgtttatttttttttgttttttaagtaATTTCCGTTAGAGACATTGGTGCGgaaattaaaacatttgacCCAACTCCCGCGCAGAAAGTGCCCGAATGGATGGGCTAGATGGACAGATAGATGGCTGGACGACTCGTCAGCTGGCCAAGGGATGGCTtcgaaaaaactaattaacACCGACTTCCTGGGCCAGCCAACTTTGACTTTGTAAtggcattttattattttaaatactcACAATATCCCCAGCAGAACGAGTGCAAACATGCAGACGAAAAGTGTTTTTAATTGTAGACCGAATGTGGATTTTCAATTTTCACAATgacttttataaataaaaagcttGGATATGCATATCTCGCCTTTCGTTTCATTTCTGTTGCTCATCGTTCGTTGCTCTGCGCGGCACAGAAAGATTTTCCGCATTAATTTTTgcatattaaaaatgcaatttgTTGCGTTAATTGCAGCATGTGAAATGTATCGTACAATGCGAGTGATATGCGGGTTCCCCAGCCCCGAATAGCCCTTTCCACGCCAGCGAGGCAGCCAAGTCACGTTGATAGCGAGTGCAAACAAGCGGACAACGAGGCGTATGCGTAACGCAAGAGACTGGCTGATAAACGGGGTGGATGTGGAAATGGAGGGGGTTTCCACTGCCCACCGCTGGatattaaaatcttttaaagGTTGCCAGAGAGAATCCGATAATTTAAGCATGGCCTGAGAATAAAGAAGACAGCTAAATGTGAGTATGGTACATAAATGAACAAATAACACACATGAAATTTTTGCTATTTTAACTTCTAGCATAATCAAGAAAACAGAGGTTAATACGaatatcttttaaaaaaaactcttTGGAGTGTATACAACCTATGTTCACTAAGCCCAATACATTAGATTTTCTTAAGTACCCTAGTAaccaataaaaacaaaagtaaCTGATATATTTagcaatttaatttattccGGAAAAAAGGGCTATACAGATTGGGCTGTctccaataaataaaataaaaatgatgaGTATCTTATTTTAAACACtcagcttaaaatattatttgtgAAATATAAGTAAAATAATGCAACTGTTCCAGCTAAGTAATTCAAGCCCCAACTCCGCGAAGCTCCATTTCCGGAAAGTTCGTATTTCTGTATGAAATAAATTGATCTGGAGGGTGGATATTTTTCAATAGCCTTCTCGGCCATCGCTCGAATACCCGTCCACGACTCTTCAGCAAGGTGGCGAATATCTCTGGTAGGTGGAAAGAACTTGTACTCCACATTATCCTGGCCCGTTCCCGACATCTCGAAGACAAAGGACAGCGGGAAACCCACGTAAAATGCATAGTCCAGGCTGGTGCCACCAAATGGTCCGCCGTATTTAGAACCCTGCTTCGGCTTTATAATAGTACCCGTACTTTGAAATATCCTTTCGGCAGCGAACCTGGCGATTTCATCGTGTTCTTCGTTATTAGGAACTGGCGATCTAAAGACGAaagtaataattatttaaatatttcttaattttataACAGGTGTAACCaagttatatttattatatatactGTATATCTTTCTTTATGTAATTACACATTTTCAACTCACGTATCGTACACCCAAGGATAGAAAACTGAGCGGTTCGCCGTGTGCAGAGAAATATACATGACAGCCCGCTTAGTTTCCACCAAATTGAGCATTATGTCGCGCACTGTTCGTGCCTCCACCTCGGAGAATGGTTCACTACCCGCGTAGTTCTCATCACAGGGATCCCGTAGCTCCGGAAAACCCACTCCCCATCCCACTTCAAAGTTTCGGTTGAGATTGGTGCCGAAGCAATTGCCGCCATTCGGAGTCCTCGTGTTTCTCCAAAATCTATATGTATTGCGGGAGTACTCGTAGCCATCCGGATTCGCCAAGGGCATAATGTGCCAATCGTAATCGGCCAGAAGATCGGAATTCTCCTCGAACTCCACGACCAGTTTACGGATGGCAAGGAGGGCGGCGGCGGGTGTCATCCACTCTCGGGAATGGAGAGCGGCATCCATGAATATCACCCTCTTTCCCGATCTTCCATCGCCGTTCGTTATCATGACGACTTTCAGGGCTCGACCTTCGTAGGTGCGACCCACATCCTTAATGGTAACCCGATCTCCATAGGTGATTGCCAACTCATCCAGGTACTGCATTACTTCACTGTAACTGAGATAGTGTTTCAGTTGGAGTTCGACCGGATTCCGTCGGCGGATATCTTTCGTCACCGCCAATGGATTTACGAGCGCCACGAGAGCGATGATCGCGCACAGCACTCTCCACATCTTTCCGGAGACGGAACGAATAGTGCACTAACTCTGACCGATCGCAATGCGGTCATATAAAGCTTTAAGAGAGCCTTTCCCTGAGAATCTCTTGGTATGGGCTACAAACGACTCATACCCTTCCCATGCTATATACTCTGGATTGGCCGATGACTAACGCATGAATGAAAAAATAACCCTCAATAACTATAATGGTGTGTTTCTATAAATtaactttatttaatattacaatacataatattacatttataattgtttttccAATCTTAAAGATTGTTTCATTAATTCGTCTAGATTCACTTAAAAAGAATACCATttaatccgattttgataaatatattttgtataaaaataGTCATTAAAGTGATTTTTGGATTATATTGGATAAATGTTaatattaatatgttaataTATTATTGTCTTTGAATGTTCGATTCCTTGTAAAGATGGGATCATAAATGGGTACATAACGCTTTTATGGTTATTAATAGTAATACAAGAATTAGTATTTCTTTTCGGGGGTGGCATGCTAGTCTAAACTAACCCAATTTACATGTTAAATAAAGagatatattaaataaataaatatctctTTGCATTAAACGTACTTGTTCTAGCTATCTCTCTTATAAACACTAAACGGTGGTAAACGTTTTTAGGTATTAAGTATAAATATACCAATGAATGTTAAGTTAATGCAATACAGCCACAATAACTTGAAACCACAAACATGGACATCCAATTTTGCGGCACTTGAAGATTTGCCATTGATTAGCGAAGATGAACCAGATTTTCCATTTTGTGAAACTACGGATTTGCTATCATCATCAGGATCCCTTTCGTCTTCATCCCTCTCCTCAAAGCACCTACATTTATCTTCTCTAGGAACattgcatttatattttagGGCTCCTTCGGCAAGACTAAACACTCCTATCCACCCCACATAGGCCCGATCTGCAATAAAGTTTCTGATATGTGCTTCAAACTTATTCACCTCGAAGACCTCGAGCCCATAAGTTAGAGGAAATCCCTGTTCGTAGGCGTAGTCCAAGCTGGAACCACCAAATCTTTCATGTTCAATGGGTGGGAGTTTCAAATGGAACTTTGTGTTCAGAAAAACATTTCCACTGGCATAGTCTGCTATCATCTTGAGCATCTGTACGTCTTCCGGGGGCGCCCTAAATAATGTACAGATAGTGTGAGAATAACATACATATAACATTTGTGGATATACTTAGTCACTAAGAACGTAATCCGGTTTATGATTTATAAGTTATGAAAAATAAGGTAATAtttctgaaaaaataaaaataatgttttactTACAATTCGTAGGGCGATGGATATAGGATAGACGGATTGCCTTTGGTCTGCAGAGTTATGTAGAGGAAGTGCTGTTTTTGTGCAATAAGATATTGCATCAGACGCCCAGTATAATTTGATTCGCGTTCGGAAAAAGGCTTGCTCCCTTGAAACTCTTGGCTACTGGGATGCCATTTGTTGAACTTATTCCATTTGGTGTCAAAGTTTCGATTCAGATTGGATCCAAAGTAAATGCCATTCGGAGAGCGATTCTTTTTCCAGTAATGACTAATCGAGTTTCGGGAGAATTCGTAACCATCCGGATTAGCCATAGGCAGGATGTACCAGTCAAATCGctctaataactttttatattGTCCATAATTCACCACCAATTCATGAATCGTCTTCAGCGCCACAGTGGTTGTGATCCACTCGTTTCCTTGGATGGCCGCATCCAGTAATATCACGTTTTTTGGACCAGGACAATAATGGTCGAGTTTTGCAGATATTTTCACTATATAAACTGATCGATTTTCGTGGGTTTTTGTCAATTCCTGAAGCTCTATATTGCTGAAGGAGCTATCAAGGGTGCTTAGGTACCATCTCATTTCATCGTAGCTATAGAAGTCGTGCAATTTCAGATCTGGTGTTTTGTAAGCTGAAGCGGACGCTGTTACTGCGAAGAATAAAAACACTGCTCGCCACATATTGCTAATTCGTACTGgcataaataaatttcaaagtcTTCCTTATACATAGCAGATAAACGTTCTTAGGATTTTTGCTTACGCggttaaaaatatttgcatgATGATAAAAAAGACATAAAAAAGTTTCGATACTTTATAAAAGCCTATAACTTGTAagcagtggcggatccagaatTTTGTTGTAAGGGGTATATATTTGTTgagtagaaataaaaaaaaattggaataaaatacatattacatatacTTTTTTCCCGAGTGGG
Encoded here:
- the LOC119554885 gene encoding cytochrome P450 4d8, with translation MLLFLLVVLLFAAGWFIHLGQADRRRKVANLPGPVCPPLIGALQLMLRMSPKTFLKLGREYVTQYGHLQRVWVFNRLLIMSGDAEFNEQLLSSQDHLVKHPVYKVLGQWLGNGLLLSDGKVWHQRRKIITPTFHFSILEQFVEVFDQQSNICVQRLAQKANGETFDVYRNICAAALDIIAETAMGTKIYAQANESTAYAEAVNECTALLSWRFMSVYLQVELLFTLTHPHLKWRQTQLIRTMQDFTIKVIEQRRQALEDQQRQSRLTNTADEDVGSKRRMALLDVLLMATVDGRPLNNDEIREEVDTFMFEGHDTTTSALSFCLHEISRHPEVQEKMLAEILQVLGTDRSRPVSIRDLGELKYMECVIKESLRMYPPVPIVGRKLETDFKYTNSVYGDGVIPAGSEIIIGIFGVHRQPETFSNPDEFIPERYEDGTRIPPFKMIPFSAGPRNCIGQKFAQLEMKMMLAKIVREYELLPMGQRVECVVNIVLRSDTGFQLGMRKRNST
- the LOC119553152 gene encoding carboxypeptidase B, producing MWRVLCAIIALVALVNPLAVTKDIRRRNPVELQLKHYLSYSEVMQYLDELAITYGDRVTIKDVGRTYEGRALKVVMITNGDGRSGKRVIFMDAALHSREWMTPAAALLAIRKLVVEFEENSDLLADYDWHIMPLANPDGYEYSRNTYRFWRNTRTPNGGNCFGTNLNRNFEVGWGVGFPELRDPCDENYAGSEPFSEVEARTVRDIMLNLVETKRAVMYISLHTANRSVFYPWVYDTSPVPNNEEHDEIARFAAERIFQSTGTIIKPKQGSKYGGPFGGTSLDYAFYVGFPLSFVFEMSGTGQDNVEYKFFPPTRDIRHLAEESWTGIRAMAEKAIEKYPPSRSIYFIQKYELSGNGASRSWGLNYLAGTVALFYLYFTNNILS
- the LOC119555293 gene encoding carboxypeptidase B-like, which translates into the protein MWRAVFLFFAVTASASAYKTPDLKLHDFYSYDEMRWYLSTLDSSFSNIELQELTKTHENRSVYIVKISAKLDHYCPGPKNVILLDAAIQGNEWITTTVALKTIHELVVNYGQYKKLLERFDWYILPMANPDGYEFSRNSISHYWKKNRSPNGIYFGSNLNRNFDTKWNKFNKWHPSSQEFQGSKPFSERESNYTGRLMQYLIAQKQHFLYITLQTKGNPSILYPSPYELAPPEDVQMLKMIADYASGNVFLNTKFHLKLPPIEHERFGGSSLDYAYEQGFPLTYGLEVFEVNKFEAHIRNFIADRAYVGWIGVFSLAEGALKYKCNVPREDKCRCFEERDEDERDPDDDSKSVVSQNGKSGSSSLINGKSSSAAKLDVHVCGFKLLWLYCINLTFIGIFILNT